A DNA window from Deltaproteobacteria bacterium contains the following coding sequences:
- a CDS encoding DUF2188 domain-containing protein — MQTKKRTLKAPTATGKIPLREIRAAVRAIHVVPNPGGGWEVKKLGARRLVENFPSKREALEFARSIGKRQHVELVIHERDGNIEWENLPEQDLKN, encoded by the coding sequence ATGCAAACAAAGAAACGAACGCTAAAAGCACCAACCGCGACGGGCAAGATTCCACTTCGAGAGATTAGAGCCGCGGTACGAGCAATCCATGTTGTCCCCAATCCAGGCGGTGGGTGGGAAGTGAAAAAATTAGGTGCACGCCGACTTGTCGAAAATTTCCCCAGCAAACGAGAGGCTCTCGAATTTGCACGGTCGATTGGCAAGCGACAGCATGTAGAGCTTGTCATTCATGAACGCGACGGAAACATCGAGTGGGAGAATTTACCCGAGCAGGACCTGAAGAACTGA